The following coding sequences lie in one Plasmodium berghei ANKA genome assembly, chromosome: 7 genomic window:
- a CDS encoding crystalloid-specific PH domain-containing protein, putative codes for MKIFVSISFVCLISFCKGHKNFSRRNNYLQYLRSQTFMQEKSKLTNFNGNYSEDITEFDIHEDDEYNNFKNDKKKEKDTLNDKDMKENNKLEFKNLEKELNTNDVNNSDSINIMGSGKECSVNEKGELDVSINSQDIFNLIKYMVEITSNSIIIKDIKNSNVVKELPYGNIKLPIETIEETRECWSIKFNKEKIIFCEKNKQNRDKWVKDILKALFCYNTNNLTIENNQNVYKQKSDIPKHSTVNERIQNLKETLTNDKNNFDKQKSTKHNNNIVISNLKSSNPNISLK; via the coding sequence atgaaaatttttgtGTCTATTTCCTTTGTTTGTTTAATATCCTTTTGTAAAGGCCATAAAAATTTCTCAAGAAGAAATAACTACTTGCAATATTTGAGATCTCAAACATTTATGCAAGAAAAATCtaaattaacaaattttaatggTAATTATTCAGAAGATATAACTGAGTTTGATATACACGAAGAcgatgaatataataattttaaaaatgacaaaaaaaaagaaaaagataCATTAAATGACAAAGATATGAAAGAGAATAATAAGTTAGagtttaaaaatttagagAAAGAATTAAATACTAATGACGTTAATAATTCTGatagtataaatattatggGAAGTGGAAAAGAATGCTCAGTTAATGAAAAAGGAGAATTAGACGTTTCAATCAACTCACaagatatttttaatttaattaaatatatggtCGAAATAACATCAAATAGcataataattaaagaTATTAAGAATTCAAATGTTGTTAAAGAATTACCATATGGGAATATTAAACTACCAATCGAAACCATTGAAGAAACACGAGAATGCTGGAGCATTAAATTCAATAAagagaaaattatattttgtgagaaaaacaaacaaaacAGAGATAAGTGGGTtaaagatatattaaaagctctattttgttataatacaaataatctaacaattgaaaataatcaaaatgtatataaacaaaaatccGATATACCAAAGCATTCAACTGTTAATGAACGaattcaaaatttaaaagaaacaTTAACTAATGACAAGAACAATTTtgataaacaaaaaagcacaaaacataataacaatattgTAATTTCCAATTTAAAAAGCAGTAATCCAAATATTTCTCTTAAAtga
- a CDS encoding cytochrome c oxidase assembly factor 5, putative: MLNIKSDTPHRKASNSCKQILNDMITCYQNTICYKKGDRTFEECLHNHNLDEVDESCIILRKAYAQCRRNMLNGNYKMMGNPLSR, encoded by the coding sequence atgcTCAACATAAAGTCAGACACCCCTCATAGAAAAGCATCAAATTCATGTAAGCAAATATTAAACGACATGATAACATGTTATCAAAATACGatttgttataaaaaaggagATAGAACTTTTGAAGAATGCTTACATAATCATAATTTAGACGAAGTTGATGAAAgttgtattattttgagAAAAGCTTATGCTCAATGCCGTCGAAATATGCTGAATGGAAACTACAAAATGATGGGAAATCCATTATCAAGATAA
- a CDS encoding protein KRI1, putative, whose product MKEIVQNSVVFEKEKEKCIEENEEIRETKDFIVNKKRKNGTNDGNKKNKKNKNFERADNSNDLNAEEYDDLKNAGSTKSGEMVNEEKGNKKCKKYIDKNKNTKEKIEESESSSSAENSSSSDEDHDGLLLTSKFKKKFSNLLLKLKSKDSSLLNKKDDCFFHDSDFDTDTSKDDVSKEERDEEEIGSDNKKNYNNENETKNSINYSEFYKDILLKEGSQAFDNEEENLLNKEKEAYSSKNRKSYFDEQDELKKKILEACKIADEEHAKNNDENEGDFFTIKEKTENEILEEKKYFENFLSTSNHIKESDNLLKEYWKDNLNKDEEFLRDYILKELWREDKIHNIYEDIDEIDDEELEKSEKFEKTYNFRFEEQNGNIINSAPRKIDNSVRHENEKKKKKRDRKKEKRIKKRELKRKMLLEELKNKENNKDTNITLLNKNDSNNVVNNKNDNSKNLEKYKANNKNHQEYSDSDLWYLCDECQYAIMPLSYVFECNTCDNYTLCKKCFKKGKHEHTLKKILVPIYCEPPANYENNNILSFDNNNNNENSQNNINGKTKEWGKKQNHEIEYLENDSSGYEDLIDDMPIRYKYIKVKPKAFNLTTDFILKTDDTKLDEIVPMKKISPYYQNKKK is encoded by the coding sequence atgaaagaaaTTGTACAAAATAGTGTTGtttttgaaaaagaaaaggaaaaatgtattgaagaaaatgaagaaatcAGGGAAACAAAAGATTTTATTGTGAATAAAAAGAGGAAAAATGGGACTAAtgatggaaataaaaagaataaaaaaaataaaaattttgaacGAGCTGATAACAGTAATGATCTGAACGCAGAGGAATATGATGATTTGAAAAATGCGGGATCTACTAAAAGTGGCGAAATGGttaatgaagaaaaaggGAATAagaaatgtaaaaaatatatagataaaaataaaaatacaaaagaaaaaatagaagAATCAGAGTCCTCGTCAAGTGCTGAAAACAGTTCGAGTAGTGACGAAGACCATGATggattattattaacatcgaaatttaaaaaaaaattttctaatttgctacttaaattaaaaagtaaAGATTCTagtttattaaataaaaaagatgattgtttttttcatgaCAGTGATTTTGACACGGATACGTCAAAGGATGATGTATCAAAAGAGGAAAGAGATGAAGAGGAAATTGGAagtgataataaaaaaaattataataatgaaaatgaaacgAAAAATAGCATAAATTATTCAGAATTTTACAAAGATATATTACTAAAGGAAGGATCACAAGCTTTTGATaatgaagaagaaaatcttcttaataaagaaaaagaagCATATTCTTcaaaaaatcgaaaaagTTATTTTGATGAACAAGAtgaactaaaaaaaaaaatcctTGAAGCATGCAAAATTGCTGATGAGGAGcatgcaaaaaataatgatgaaaacGAAGgtgatttttttacaataaaagaaaaaacagaaaatgaaatattggaagaaaaaaaatattttgaaaattttcttAGCACATCAAACCATATTAAAGAAAGtgataatttattaaaagaatattggaaagataatttaaataaagatgAAGAGTTTTTAAGagattatatattaaaagaattatGGAGAGAAGATAAgattcataatatttatgaagATATAGATGAAATAGATGATGAAGAATTAGAAAAATCtgaaaaatttgaaaaaacatataattttcgATTTGAAGAACAAAATGggaatattataaattctGCACCGAGGAAAATAGATAATAGTGTAAGacatgaaaatgaaaaaaaaaaaaaaaaaagagatagaaaaaaagaaaaacgaataaaaaagagagaattaaaaagaaaaatgcttttagaagaattaaaaaataaagaaaataacaaaGATACGAATATCACGCTacttaataaaaatgacaGCAATAATGTAGTgaataacaaaaatgataattcaaaaaatttagaaaaatataaagctaataataaaaatcacCAAGAGTATAGTGATAGTGATTTATGGTATTTATGCGATGAATGCCAATATGCAATTATGCCCTTAAGTTATGTATTCGAATGTAATACTTGTGATAATTATACTTTgtgtaaaaaatgttttaaaaaggGAAAACATGAACATacattgaaaaaaatattagtaCCTATATATTGTGAACCCCCTGcgaattatgaaaataacaatatcCTATCATTtgacaataataataataatgaaaatagtcAGAATAACATAAATGGAAAAACGAAAGAATGGgggaaaaaacaaaatcaTGAAATAGAATACTTGGAAAATGATTCGAGTGGATATGAAGATTTAATTGATGATATGCCTataagatataaatatattaaagtAAAACCCAAAGCATTTAATCTAACAACtgattttatattaaaaacagACGATACTAAATTAGATGAAATAGTACCTATGAAAAAAATCTCTCCATATTaccaaaacaaaaaaaaataa
- a CDS encoding ATP synthase-associated protein, putative — protein MKNKVLEGGEKKKKKGFCGRCCNGVFTSLKGPSITHSILFGICGGMFYYGTYYLYRYLKISYFDTMHVSNESRRRFMEKQMLFYNDTGYNLSMKYIGNLCKYYDPVALRMPFQPLDDAYRL, from the exons atgaaaaataaggTACTCGAAGGGGgggagaaaaaaaaaaaaaaag GTTTTTGCGGAAGATGCTGTAATGGAGTTTTCACAAGTCTTAAAGGCCCTAGCATAACACACAGCATTTTGTTTGGAATATGTGGAG gaatgttttattatggaacctattatttatatagatatcttaaaatatcatattttgACACAATGCATGTGTCAAATGAAAGTCGAAGAAGATTTATGGAAAAACAAATGTTGTTTTATAATGACACGGGTTACAACTTAtcaatgaaatatatag GAAATTTATGCAAATATTATGATCCAGTTGCTTTAAGAATGCCCTTCCAGCCATT gGATGATGCATATAGactataa
- a CDS encoding SAYSvFN domain-containing protein, putative: MSKKKKNSKNKNASKYFDPKIITIILLLSCYFCYHIFGVAYIIIVLILIIFINLDHNKNTNGQPVSAYSIFNKDKKYLIGDLRMNQIENELRHTKATTNDDSDNFLRYDDIQRNKMHIKGYSKYNNKLCTCGSNKKFKKCCGRIKNDSSGY, translated from the coding sequence atgtcaaaaaaaaaaaagaattcaaaaaataaaaatgctTCGAAATATTTTGATCCAAAGATTATTACCATCATCTTGCTACTTTCTTGCTATTTTTGTTACCATATATTTGGCGTTGcgtatataataattgttttaattcttatcatatttataaatctagatcataataaaaatacaaatggCCAACCCGTAAGTGCTTATTCGATATTTAAcaaagataaaaaatatttaattggTGACTTACGAATGAATCAAATTGAAAATGAATTGAGGCATACCAAAGCTACTACTAATGATGATAGTGACAACTTTTTAAGATATGACGATATTCAAAGAAAcaaaatgcatataaaagGATATTCTAAGTATAACAATAAGTTATGTACTTGTGGTtcgaataaaaaatttaagaaaTGTTGTGGTCGGATAAAGAATGACTCATCCGGCTATTGA
- a CDS encoding translation initiation factor IF-3, putative: MLSKLLFFLIFTCFLFFLTNFNNDAKCFYIPKVHCAKYFYLKDTNDVAGYSDGYERYIQEKKMKQLKMKSENKTVKQLRITPRIGANDLLIKINSAKQFLIGRYRVKFILTLKGREYTNIENVKKIFNKISEELKPYGNSETMRHSGNVVSQLFNLKAKKKN, from the exons ATGTTAAGTAAgttattattctttttgatttttacatgttttttgttttttttaactaaTTTTAACAATGATGCcaaatgtttttatatacctAAGGTACATTGTgccaaatatttttatttgaaagaTACGAATGATGTAGCAGGCTACTCTGATGGGTATGAGCGATACATTcaa gaaaaaaaaatgaaacaatTAAAGATGAAATCAGAGAACAAGACAGTCAAACAGTTAAGAATAACACCAag AATTGGGGCTAATGATttactaataaaaataaattcagCAAAACAATTTTTGATAGGAAGGTATCGg GtaaaattcattttgaCATTAAAAGGAAGAGAATATActaatatagaaaatgtaaaaaaaattttcaacAAAATATCTGAAGAATTAAAACCTTATGGGAATTCAGAAACAATGCGGCATAGTGGTAATGTAGTTTCTCAATTATTTAACTtaaaagcaaaaaaaaaaaattaa